A single Pedobacter sp. PACM 27299 DNA region contains:
- a CDS encoding RNA polymerase sigma factor has translation MLKFEDVLAGCLKNDNKCKEVVYKSFYGYLMAVILRYVNDRHDAEELINDCFIKVFKSLGQFGAPSDPEQLQKAFKGWAARISSRTAIDFLRSKKTFLYVDDMEEPPQPITDLNAISQLHVQDIMRLLNQLPETHKLIFNMYELEGFSHEEISKLLKIPESSSRVYLTRAKNKLRILYSKSLITDFEPN, from the coding sequence ATGCTCAAGTTTGAGGACGTTTTAGCTGGATGTTTGAAAAATGACAATAAATGCAAGGAGGTGGTTTATAAATCATTTTATGGGTATTTAATGGCCGTTATTTTAAGATATGTCAACGACCGTCATGATGCTGAAGAGCTGATCAACGACTGCTTCATTAAGGTTTTTAAAAGTTTAGGGCAGTTTGGGGCGCCCAGCGACCCGGAACAATTACAAAAAGCATTTAAAGGATGGGCCGCCAGGATTTCTTCCCGTACAGCGATCGATTTTTTACGCAGCAAGAAGACCTTTTTATACGTAGATGATATGGAGGAGCCGCCACAGCCAATCACAGACTTAAATGCCATTTCTCAACTCCATGTACAAGACATTATGAGACTATTGAATCAATTACCGGAAACGCATAAATTGATTTTCAATATGTATGAATTGGAGGGCTTTTCTCATGAGGAGATTTCTAAACTATTAAAAATACCGGAAAGTTCTAGTCGGGTGTACCTGACCAGAGCAAAGAACAAATTAAGAATACTGTATTCGAAATCACTAATCACTGATTTTGAACCAAATTAA
- a CDS encoding DUF4397 domain-containing protein: protein MRVSNHLRTISKTFVAAVAVSVVFSACSKKFDGGEPIELAALTIVHAGPDAKELDFIVGGQRANNDGPFKYGFKLGYLGLYPGVSTIAITERGKTTFLLTKNELYKSGQFYSTFLLDTGSKRSFLTINDKLDSIKANDNAKVRFINLSPDAPTLDLAITGSATDIASNKAFKEYSLFTDVTPGASVALEVKDHTTKAVKATLPAMKLEKGKFYTVWAKGFKDKADTDSLKFKAAVYSAK, encoded by the coding sequence ATGAGAGTTTCAAACCATTTAAGAACAATATCTAAGACTTTTGTTGCTGCCGTTGCAGTATCAGTTGTGTTTTCAGCTTGCTCAAAAAAGTTTGATGGCGGAGAGCCAATTGAGCTTGCAGCTTTAACCATTGTTCATGCTGGTCCAGATGCTAAAGAACTTGATTTCATTGTAGGCGGACAAAGAGCAAACAATGACGGGCCATTTAAATATGGCTTTAAACTAGGTTACCTGGGATTGTATCCTGGTGTGAGTACGATTGCCATCACGGAAAGAGGAAAAACAACTTTCTTACTGACAAAAAATGAATTGTACAAATCAGGTCAGTTCTACAGTACTTTCCTGTTGGATACTGGAAGTAAAAGATCATTCCTGACAATCAATGACAAGTTAGATAGTATCAAAGCGAACGACAATGCCAAAGTTCGTTTCATCAACTTAAGTCCGGATGCACCAACTTTAGATTTAGCCATTACGGGTTCAGCAACAGATATCGCCAGCAATAAAGCATTTAAAGAGTATAGTCTCTTTACTGATGTAACACCAGGAGCAAGTGTAGCATTGGAGGTAAAAGACCATACGACTAAAGCCGTTAAAGCAACACTTCCTGCCATGAAGCTGGAAAAAGGTAAATTTTATACCGTTTGGGCAAAAGGATTTAAAGACAAAGCCGATACCGATTCTTTGAAATTTAAAGCAGCAGTTTACTCTGCAAAATAA